Proteins from a genomic interval of Clostridium cochlearium:
- a CDS encoding TIGR03960 family B12-binding radical SAM protein, producing the protein MNFNLDDILYKVEKPGRYIGEEFNSYIKDKEKVDIRFAFCFPDVYEVGMSHLGMKILYYTMNKREDTYCERAFAPWPDMEKELRNNNIPLFTLETKDSLSKFDFVGFTLQYEMSYTNILNMLNMSNIPLTYEKRREEDPLIVCGGPCAYNPEPLYKIVDFFVLGEGEEVTNEYLDLYKEFKKQGKRKSEYLRAISKIEGIYVPSLYEASYNQDGTLKDFKPIYEDVPKKVKKRIIKDLNQVDYPDKLTVPYTEIVHDRITLETFRGCTRGCRFCQAGMIYRPVREKGKDKLIELADQLLKSTGYNEISLTSLSICDYSDVDNLIKTLIEKYMDEKVGVSLPSLRIDSFFVELINEIQKVRKTGLTFAPEAGTQKMRDVINKGVTEEDLIRTVRSAFESGWSTIKLYYMLGLPYETVEDVKGIAHTSEKVVDEYYKVPKDKRKKGLRVNVSASIFVPKPFTPFQWVAQDREEDVKEKIYALKDEFKSRAIHFTYHASKVSFLEAIFARADRRVCDVLIRAFEKGCKFDGWSEYFNYDAWMEAFEECGIDPEFYAYRNREYSELLPWDFIDIGVNKSYLIEENERAKRAEVTKDCRQGCTNCGVNKNLGGNCFEGSILNKIH; encoded by the coding sequence ATGAACTTTAATTTAGATGATATACTTTACAAAGTTGAGAAACCAGGAAGATATATAGGAGAAGAATTTAATTCCTACATAAAAGATAAAGAAAAAGTAGATATAAGATTTGCATTTTGTTTTCCAGATGTATATGAAGTTGGAATGTCTCATTTAGGAATGAAAATACTATACTATACAATGAACAAAAGAGAAGATACCTATTGTGAAAGGGCCTTTGCACCTTGGCCAGATATGGAAAAGGAATTAAGGAATAATAATATTCCACTTTTCACATTGGAAACAAAGGATTCTCTAAGCAAATTTGATTTTGTAGGATTTACTCTACAATATGAAATGAGTTACACTAATATTTTAAACATGTTAAACATGAGCAATATACCTTTAACATATGAAAAGAGAAGAGAAGAGGATCCTTTAATAGTTTGCGGAGGACCTTGTGCATACAATCCTGAACCTTTATATAAAATAGTAGATTTTTTTGTATTAGGTGAAGGTGAAGAAGTAACTAATGAATACTTAGATTTGTATAAAGAGTTTAAAAAACAGGGAAAAAGAAAAAGTGAATATTTAAGAGCTATTTCAAAAATAGAAGGGATATATGTGCCCTCTCTTTACGAGGCTTCATATAATCAGGATGGGACATTAAAAGATTTCAAACCTATTTATGAAGATGTACCTAAAAAAGTAAAAAAGAGAATAATAAAAGATTTAAATCAAGTAGATTACCCAGATAAGCTAACAGTTCCTTATACAGAAATAGTTCATGATAGAATTACTTTAGAAACTTTTAGAGGTTGTACTAGAGGATGTAGATTTTGTCAAGCTGGCATGATATATAGACCAGTAAGGGAAAAAGGAAAAGATAAATTAATAGAATTAGCAGATCAGTTATTAAAATCTACAGGTTATAATGAGATATCCTTAACATCTTTAAGTATTTGCGATTATTCAGATGTAGACAATTTAATAAAAACATTAATAGAAAAGTATATGGACGAAAAGGTAGGAGTATCACTTCCATCCCTTAGAATAGATTCATTTTTTGTAGAATTAATAAATGAAATACAAAAGGTTAGAAAGACAGGACTTACTTTTGCACCAGAAGCAGGAACACAAAAAATGAGAGATGTTATAAATAAGGGTGTAACTGAAGAGGATTTAATAAGAACCGTAAGAAGTGCTTTTGAATCCGGTTGGTCCACTATAAAATTATATTATATGTTAGGATTGCCATATGAAACTGTTGAAGATGTAAAAGGAATTGCACATACTTCTGAAAAAGTAGTTGATGAGTATTATAAAGTTCCAAAAGATAAAAGAAAAAAAGGACTAAGGGTTAATGTAAGTGCATCCATATTTGTACCTAAACCATTTACTCCTTTTCAATGGGTAGCTCAAGATAGAGAAGAAGATGTAAAAGAAAAAATATATGCATTAAAAGATGAATTTAAAAGTAGAGCAATACATTTTACTTATCATGCATCCAAAGTAAGCTTTTTAGAAGCAATATTTGCAAGGGCAGATAGAAGAGTATGTGATGTGCTTATAAGAGCTTTTGAAAAAGGATGTAAGTTTGACGGATGGTCAGAATATTTTAATTATGATGCTTGGATGGAGGCTTTTGAAGAGTGTGGTATAGATCCAGAATTTTATGCTTATAGAAATAGAGAGTATAGTGAATTATTACCTTGGGATTTTATTGATATAGGTGTGAATAAATCTTATTTAATAGAAGAAAATGAAAGAGCTAAGAGAGCAGAAGTAACAAAAGATTGCAGGCAAGGTTGTACTAACTGTGGAGTAAATAAAAACTTAGGAGGTAATTGCTTTGAAGGT
- a CDS encoding M50 family metallopeptidase, with protein MVKINKYFLPYVIILLMLGFKEKIIFSFILVFLHELIHCAVARVLGFKGFNIEILPIGAVLKLKDIEEASAKEDLIIALSAPAFNVFLGILFYFLYGMYGRDLYYTFFQYNMIIGGINLIPAFPLDGGRIVRDVIRSKTVYKVANKATVYISIFIGIILMGIYLFLFFGGNNNISLGMISIFIMISSLNEKNRMAYVIMSDIINKQDKFVKRGYIENNSISVYYKKDLLNVISIIEKNKYNIFFVLDENMNIVDTLYESDILEGLKLYGNISLEELCLVNNE; from the coding sequence TTGGTAAAAATAAATAAATACTTTCTACCCTATGTAATAATTTTGTTAATGTTAGGCTTTAAAGAAAAAATTATTTTTTCTTTTATATTGGTTTTTTTACATGAATTAATACACTGTGCAGTGGCAAGAGTTTTAGGTTTCAAGGGATTTAATATAGAGATACTTCCTATTGGAGCAGTATTAAAATTAAAAGATATAGAGGAAGCCTCAGCTAAAGAAGATTTAATAATAGCATTATCTGCTCCTGCTTTTAATGTATTTTTAGGAATATTATTTTATTTTTTATATGGAATGTATGGAAGAGATTTATATTATACTTTTTTTCAGTATAATATGATAATAGGAGGAATTAATTTAATACCAGCTTTCCCACTAGATGGAGGAAGAATAGTTAGAGATGTAATAAGAAGTAAAACAGTGTATAAGGTAGCAAATAAAGCAACAGTATATATAAGTATATTTATAGGAATAATTTTAATGGGAATCTATCTTTTTTTATTTTTTGGAGGGAATAATAATATTAGTCTAGGAATGATTTCTATATTTATAATGATTTCATCATTAAATGAAAAAAATAGAATGGCCTATGTAATTATGAGTGACATCATAAACAAGCAAGATAAATTTGTTAAAAGAGGATATATAGAAAATAATAGTATATCTGTATATTATAAAAAGGATTTGTTAAATGTAATTAGTATAATAGAAAAAAATAAATATAATATATTTTTTGTATTAGATGAAAATATGAATATAGTTGATACATTGTATGAAAGTGATATTTTAGAGGGATTAAAATTGTATGGAAATATAAGCTTAGAAGAACTTTGTTTAGTGAATAACGAATAA
- a CDS encoding M23 family metallopeptidase produces MSGYNSQYEEYYKGLKSGRSRNFNFYTSSIDRKNKRRPKSIWDKIIKQLIGTAILFFIVILCKLVVTPETKAFYNYSKEVVNKNYDYKKIYSKINTIEFKNVEDEIIKYIEKIKKKAIGKQTIMEKTKENFILPIKGPITSDYGYREDPMDKRKVFHYGIDIDAKENTEVLSSYSGKIKDLGEDVTLGKYILIDHGEGIETKYCHLNKINVKKGDSIEKGHVIAYSGNTGKSTAPHLHFEFMYMGDSKDPKEFIDMK; encoded by the coding sequence ATGTCAGGATATAATTCTCAATATGAAGAATATTATAAAGGACTTAAAAGTGGAAGAAGTAGAAATTTTAATTTCTATACAAGTTCAATAGATAGAAAGAATAAAAGGAGACCAAAAAGTATTTGGGATAAAATTATAAAACAATTAATTGGAACAGCTATATTATTTTTTATAGTTATACTATGCAAATTAGTAGTAACTCCTGAAACAAAGGCGTTTTATAATTATTCCAAAGAAGTTGTAAATAAAAACTATGATTATAAAAAGATATATAGTAAAATAAATACCATAGAATTTAAAAATGTTGAAGATGAGATTATAAAATATATAGAAAAAATAAAAAAGAAAGCTATAGGAAAACAGACAATAATGGAAAAAACCAAAGAAAATTTTATATTACCAATAAAGGGACCGATAACATCAGATTATGGATACAGAGAAGATCCTATGGATAAAAGGAAAGTATTTCACTATGGAATAGATATAGATGCAAAGGAAAATACAGAAGTATTAAGTTCATATAGTGGTAAAATTAAGGACTTAGGTGAAGATGTAACTTTAGGAAAATATATTTTAATAGATCATGGAGAGGGAATAGAGACAAAATATTGTCATCTTAATAAAATAAATGTAAAGAAGGGAGATAGCATCGAAAAAGGACATGTTATTGCATACAGTGGTAATACAGGAAAATCCACAGCACCTCATTTACATTTTGAATTTATGTATATGGGAGATAGCAAAGATCCTAAGGAATTTATAGATATGAAGTAG
- the mgsA gene encoding methylglyoxal synthase, with protein MKIALIAHDKKKSDMIAFTQRYEDVLKIHELYATGTTGTKIMENTSLKVHRFLSGPLGGDQQIGALVAEGNMDFIIFLRDPLTSQPHEPDVNALLRLSDVQCIPLATNLGTAEVFIKALKAYDFK; from the coding sequence ATGAAAATAGCATTAATAGCTCACGATAAGAAAAAAAGTGATATGATAGCCTTTACTCAAAGATATGAAGATGTTTTAAAGATTCATGAATTATATGCAACAGGCACTACAGGAACAAAAATAATGGAAAATACAAGTCTTAAAGTACATAGATTTTTATCTGGTCCTTTAGGAGGAGATCAGCAAATTGGAGCATTGGTTGCAGAAGGAAATATGGATTTTATAATATTTTTAAGGGATCCATTAACATCTCAACCACATGAACCAGATGTAAATGCATTATTAAGATTATCAGATGTTCAATGCATACCTTTAGCTACTAATTTGGGTACAGCAGAAGTATTTATAAAGGCATTAAAAGCTTATGATTTTAAATAA
- the rodA gene encoding rod shape-determining protein RodA, with protein sequence MLKKLKISKKMLRELDYSIIIICLIIALFGALNIYSATHLKSGIAVFKSQLIWIVLGLIVTYIMIAVDYSLIENYADIIYWFGVVLLFLNDTIFKSTVNGAGSWLKIGSVTIGQPSELAKVGLILMIAKKVDQMEGNINNLKNLSILALYAGIPMILIVIQPDMGMTMVCFFIVLGMLFMAGLDLKIIAGGFSAIVLMIIGIWNSPLMQPHWKERLISFVNPEADELGIGHQVLQSKIGIGSGGFSGKGFLKGTQVAGGFVPEAHTDFIFAVVGEEWGFIGGIFLLVLYGMLMYKFINIARTSKDIFGTMVCVGVTSMFLFSILQNMGMAIGLVPVSGITLPFMSYGGSALTTAFMSVALVLNVGMRRKKINF encoded by the coding sequence ATGTTAAAAAAGTTGAAAATAAGTAAAAAAATGTTAAGGGAATTAGATTATAGCATAATAATAATTTGTTTGATAATAGCTTTATTTGGTGCATTAAATATATATAGTGCAACCCATTTAAAATCAGGTATAGCTGTTTTTAAATCTCAATTGATTTGGATTGTATTAGGATTAATTGTAACTTATATTATGATTGCCGTTGATTATTCTTTAATAGAAAATTATGCTGATATAATTTATTGGTTTGGAGTAGTATTATTGTTTTTAAATGACACTATATTTAAATCCACAGTTAATGGAGCTGGTTCTTGGTTAAAAATAGGTTCTGTTACTATAGGACAACCATCTGAGTTGGCTAAAGTAGGACTTATACTAATGATTGCAAAAAAAGTGGATCAAATGGAAGGAAATATAAATAATTTAAAAAATCTATCAATTCTTGCTTTATATGCTGGAATACCAATGATATTAATAGTTATACAGCCGGATATGGGAATGACAATGGTTTGCTTTTTTATAGTTTTAGGAATGTTATTTATGGCAGGACTTGATTTAAAAATAATAGCAGGAGGATTTTCAGCTATAGTTTTAATGATAATAGGTATATGGAATTCACCTCTTATGCAACCCCATTGGAAAGAAAGATTAATATCTTTTGTCAACCCAGAGGCAGATGAATTAGGAATTGGACATCAGGTACTACAATCTAAGATAGGTATAGGTTCTGGTGGGTTTTCAGGAAAAGGATTTTTAAAAGGCACTCAAGTTGCAGGAGGCTTTGTTCCAGAAGCGCATACAGATTTTATATTTGCGGTAGTTGGAGAAGAATGGGGCTTCATAGGAGGAATATTTTTATTAGTTTTATATGGTATGTTAATGTATAAATTTATAAATATAGCTAGAACTTCAAAGGATATATTTGGTACTATGGTATGTGTAGGAGTTACATCTATGTTTTTATTTTCAATACTTCAAAATATGGGTATGGCCATAGGACTAGTACCAGTATCTGGTATAACCCTACCATTTATGAGTTATGGAGGAAGTGCTCTAACTACTGCATTTATGTCTGTGGCATTAGTACTAAACGTTGGTATGAGAAGGAAAAAAATAAATTTTTAG
- the minE gene encoding cell division topological specificity factor MinE, whose translation MGIFDMFSKKNSSKELAKDRLRLILIHDRCSVSPEILDEIRKDIMNVISKYLEIDEQELDIKMTTAEEIEGNAPALVASIPIKSMKKR comes from the coding sequence ATGGGTATCTTTGATATGTTTAGCAAAAAAAATTCCTCTAAAGAATTAGCAAAAGATAGACTTAGACTTATATTAATACATGATAGATGTAGTGTATCACCAGAAATATTAGATGAAATAAGAAAAGATATAATGAACGTTATATCAAAATACTTGGAAATAGATGAACAGGAATTAGATATAAAAATGACCACTGCTGAAGAAATAGAAGGCAATGCTCCTGCACTTGTGGCTAGTATTCCAATAAAATCTATGAAAAAAAGATAA
- the minD gene encoding septum site-determining protein MinD: protein MGETIVITSGKGGVGKTTTTANLGTALASMDKKVVVIDGDTGLRNLDVLMGLENRVVFTLMDVIDGNCKLKQALIKDKRFNNLYLLPTAQIRDKSDISQENMLSLITELRGEFDYILIDSPAGIEQGFENAIVGADRAVVIVNPEVTSVRDADRVIGKLESKGIEDHQLIINRINPEMVRVGDMLAVQDILDSLAIKLIGIVPDDRNITISTNKGEPIVLNDNARSGQAFKNIAKRIVGEEVPFIDMESNERGFFNALKKFFRV from the coding sequence ATGGGAGAAACTATAGTAATAACTTCAGGCAAAGGTGGAGTTGGAAAAACAACTACTACAGCTAATTTAGGTACTGCATTGGCATCCATGGATAAAAAAGTAGTTGTAATAGATGGTGATACTGGTCTTAGAAATTTAGATGTATTGATGGGATTGGAAAACAGAGTAGTTTTTACTCTTATGGATGTTATAGATGGAAATTGTAAATTGAAACAAGCACTTATAAAGGATAAAAGATTTAATAATCTTTATTTATTACCTACAGCTCAGATAAGAGATAAATCTGATATTAGCCAGGAAAATATGCTAAGTCTAATAACTGAACTAAGAGGTGAATTTGACTATATCTTAATAGATAGTCCAGCGGGAATAGAACAAGGATTTGAAAATGCCATAGTTGGTGCAGATAGAGCAGTAGTTATAGTGAATCCAGAAGTAACATCCGTTAGAGATGCAGATAGGGTTATAGGTAAATTAGAATCAAAAGGTATAGAAGACCATCAGTTAATAATAAATAGAATAAATCCAGAAATGGTGAGAGTAGGAGATATGCTAGCGGTACAAGATATTTTAGATAGTTTAGCTATAAAGCTTATAGGAATTGTACCTGACGATAGGAATATAACTATATCAACTAACAAAGGAGAACCTATAGTATTAAATGATAATGCTAGATCAGGGCAGGCGTTTAAAAATATAGCAAAGAGAATTGTTGGAGAGGAAGTTCCATTTATAGACATGGAAAGTAATGAGAGAGGTTTCTTTAATGCATTAAAGAAATTTTTTCGTGTATAA
- the minC gene encoding septum site-determining protein MinC: MLDNSIIIKGNRDGLNAVINMNSFGDFDDMLESLIEKLSKGRLFYKGCTLKITTELKYINEREFRRLKDVLFDEFLIKDCIFEDSEEKESKPFSGIYEGKTKFIRRTVRSGQVIRYPGNLVILGDVNSGSEVYSGGNVIVLGSLRGYVHAGVGGSRKAVVAAYFMQPQILQIGDVATRAPEDNIKPQYPEIAKVKGDTIVVEPYLPNKFI, translated from the coding sequence ATGTTAGATAATAGTATTATAATAAAAGGTAATAGAGATGGGTTAAATGCAGTTATAAATATGAATAGCTTTGGGGATTTTGATGACATGTTAGAATCTTTAATTGAAAAGCTATCTAAGGGACGACTCTTCTACAAAGGATGTACTCTTAAAATAACTACAGAATTAAAATATATAAATGAAAGAGAGTTTAGAAGATTAAAGGATGTATTATTTGATGAATTTTTAATAAAAGATTGTATATTTGAGGATTCTGAAGAAAAAGAAAGTAAGCCATTTTCTGGTATATATGAAGGGAAAACTAAATTTATAAGAAGAACTGTTAGAAGTGGACAAGTAATTAGATATCCAGGGAATTTGGTTATTTTAGGAGATGTGAATTCAGGTTCAGAAGTATATTCTGGAGGAAATGTAATAGTTTTAGGTTCTTTAAGAGGATATGTACATGCTGGAGTAGGGGGAAGTAGGAAGGCGGTAGTTGCTGCATATTTTATGCAACCTCAAATACTTCAAATTGGAGATGTAGCCACTAGGGCTCCAGAAGATAATATAAAACCTCAATATCCTGAAATTGCAAAAGTAAAAGGAGATACAATTGTAGTAGAACCTTATCTACCAAATAAGTTTATATGA
- a CDS encoding penicillin-binding transpeptidase domain-containing protein has translation MNKKKKQIDRYTAFFLIIALVYSLIAYKLSYLQIVKSEQYKERANNTAITEIPDAAPRGNIIDRNGVVLATNKQSYMLVYNETPENKKYFFQTMDKLFEILDENKEQFQDELELKINPYRFEFKSNDENVKKAQELRFKKDRGLDEKVKKQLFPGKKDKLTDEEKKQIDRELLKISPEETYSYLIEQYGIYPREDFLNLLNQYKVDKDEAYKEIIKRFNIQPSKDFKNKLEEYSKSKTKDAKKIYEELISKYGIDKMEYDKELQRKYMIVRDTMKMQRFSGYKPVIIASNIEKNTAFIILERLNELPGIDVSIQPLRYYPYGELGSAFMGYISKISGDTEKYKEKGYDVNSDYVGVAGIESVFEDRLKGAKGGRIVKLNQQGRIIEELGRREPYPGQTLKLTIDKEVQRAAEETLDKVMEDLRNNPNQSYDAANTANATRGAAVVVDVRTGGILALVSRPGYDPNIFAVPGKLTTELYNKFFNPDLEDFAKKYIAARNLPVTVDELFPPLNKDTKSSGKVPRKDEYDIYPKPFFNYATSSFAPPGSTFKPLTAIAGLEEGVITPEETIYDNLIYTKHGYRGKSWNASSKGNLNVIEALAYSNNYYFFEVGDRLYQKGLDTLAKYAWKFGLGTDPNGKESPSTGIEIPENFGQVFNVQSEKNKASNIYMWNLYDELKTIKNVEGKNQGINIQINEDDSEDIKELKGNIQDIIRNEMRYGSVKDFSKKIEVLLKELVDKDSKLKEIKFTNGDISKAVNKINISVNGVKEEATRPGNVYNASIGQGSNYFTPLQLANFAAMIANGGTRYSLHLVDEYLDPDNNVIQKIKPEVIEKIDIKPENLKAVKEGMYAVTSYDEGTGSSYFKDFPIKTGGKTGSATFNEKIQEKVGRTSGGVYIGFAPYDNPEIAISVMVLDGAHGGYVLPVAKAVYESYFKEELKKQNYNFQFYKEK, from the coding sequence ATGAACAAGAAAAAAAAACAGATAGATAGGTATACTGCTTTTTTTCTTATTATAGCTTTGGTTTATTCTCTTATAGCTTATAAATTATCATATCTTCAAATAGTTAAATCAGAACAATATAAGGAAAGAGCTAATAATACAGCAATAACAGAGATACCAGATGCTGCTCCAAGAGGAAATATAATAGATAGAAATGGAGTAGTTTTAGCTACTAATAAACAAAGCTATATGCTAGTTTATAATGAAACTCCAGAAAATAAAAAATATTTTTTCCAAACTATGGATAAATTATTTGAAATATTAGATGAAAATAAAGAGCAATTTCAAGATGAATTAGAACTAAAAATAAATCCATATAGATTTGAATTCAAGTCTAATGATGAAAATGTCAAAAAGGCACAGGAGCTTAGATTTAAAAAGGATAGAGGATTAGATGAGAAAGTTAAAAAACAACTTTTCCCTGGTAAAAAAGATAAATTAACGGATGAAGAAAAAAAGCAAATAGATAGAGAATTATTAAAAATTTCTCCAGAGGAAACTTATAGTTATTTAATAGAACAGTATGGCATATATCCTAGGGAAGATTTTTTAAATCTATTGAATCAATATAAAGTAGATAAAGATGAAGCGTATAAAGAAATTATTAAAAGATTTAATATTCAACCTTCAAAGGATTTCAAAAATAAATTAGAAGAGTATTCTAAAAGTAAAACAAAAGATGCTAAAAAAATATATGAAGAACTAATAAGTAAATATGGCATAGATAAAATGGAATATGATAAAGAACTTCAAAGAAAATATATGATAGTTAGAGATACTATGAAAATGCAAAGATTTTCAGGATACAAGCCTGTAATTATTGCTAGTAATATAGAAAAAAATACAGCCTTTATAATATTGGAAAGATTAAATGAATTACCAGGTATAGATGTAAGTATTCAACCATTAAGGTATTATCCTTATGGAGAATTAGGTTCTGCATTTATGGGGTATATCTCAAAAATAAGTGGAGATACGGAAAAATATAAAGAAAAAGGATATGATGTAAATTCTGATTATGTTGGAGTTGCAGGAATTGAAAGTGTATTTGAAGATAGATTAAAAGGAGCTAAGGGAGGAAGAATAGTAAAGTTAAACCAACAAGGAAGAATAATAGAGGAATTGGGAAGAAGAGAGCCTTATCCTGGGCAAACATTAAAACTTACTATAGATAAAGAAGTACAAAGGGCTGCAGAGGAAACTTTAGATAAGGTAATGGAAGATTTAAGAAATAATCCAAACCAAAGTTATGATGCTGCTAATACTGCAAATGCTACAAGAGGAGCCGCTGTGGTTGTAGATGTTAGAACAGGAGGAATATTAGCATTAGTTAGCAGACCTGGATACGATCCTAATATATTTGCAGTGCCAGGAAAGCTTACTACTGAATTGTATAATAAGTTCTTTAATCCTGATTTAGAGGATTTTGCTAAAAAATATATAGCGGCAAGAAATTTACCAGTTACTGTAGATGAGTTATTTCCACCTTTAAACAAAGATACAAAAAGTAGCGGAAAAGTACCTAGAAAAGATGAGTATGACATATATCCTAAGCCATTTTTTAACTATGCTACTTCATCTTTTGCTCCACCAGGTTCTACTTTTAAACCTTTAACTGCTATAGCAGGACTAGAGGAAGGAGTAATAACACCTGAGGAAACAATATATGATAATCTTATATACACTAAACATGGGTATCGAGGTAAAAGCTGGAATGCATCTAGTAAAGGTAATTTAAATGTAATAGAAGCTCTAGCATATTCTAATAACTATTATTTCTTCGAAGTGGGAGATAGACTTTATCAAAAAGGACTAGATACTTTAGCAAAATATGCTTGGAAATTTGGATTAGGTACAGATCCTAACGGAAAAGAATCTCCTAGTACGGGTATAGAAATACCAGAAAATTTTGGACAGGTTTTTAATGTACAATCAGAGAAAAATAAAGCTTCTAACATATATATGTGGAATCTATATGATGAATTAAAGACTATTAAAAATGTTGAAGGTAAAAATCAAGGCATAAATATTCAAATAAATGAAGATGATAGTGAAGATATAAAAGAATTAAAAGGAAATATTCAAGATATTATAAGGAATGAGATGAGATATGGTAGTGTAAAAGACTTTTCAAAAAAAATAGAAGTGCTGCTAAAAGAACTAGTAGATAAGGATTCAAAATTAAAGGAAATAAAATTTACTAATGGTGATATATCTAAAGCTGTCAATAAAATAAATATATCAGTAAATGGAGTTAAAGAAGAAGCAACAAGACCAGGAAATGTATATAATGCATCTATAGGTCAGGGATCAAATTATTTTACACCATTACAATTAGCAAATTTTGCTGCTATGATTGCTAATGGAGGAACTAGATATTCCCTTCACTTAGTAGATGAATATTTAGATCCAGATAATAATGTAATACAAAAGATAAAACCAGAAGTAATTGAAAAAATAGATATAAAACCAGAAAATCTTAAAGCAGTAAAAGAGGGAATGTATGCAGTTACATCCTATGATGAAGGAACTGGATCATCTTATTTTAAAGACTTCCCAATAAAAACAGGAGGTAAAACCGGATCAGCTACCTTTAATGAGAAAATACAGGAGAAAGTAGGTAGAACATCTGGTGGAGTTTATATAGGTTTTGCTCCTTATGATAATCCAGAAATTGCAATATCTGTAATGGTATTAGATGGAGCTCATGGAGGATATGTTCTTCCTGTAGCTAAAGCTGTTTATGAATCATATTTTAAAGAAGAATTAAAAAAACAAAATTATAATTTTCAGTTTTATAAAGAAAAATAA
- the mreD gene encoding rod shape-determining protein MreD, with the protein MKKVATLFCIVTVLIILDNSFIPFFSIKGFYPSLTFIFIISYSIINGIWSGIWIGIFSGLLQDLHFIGAIGVNAFTNMICCILAAFIGENIFREKLVIPVLSEFLLSLLKGLILFIILYALNMKLNVKSVLISGIYNMIISIVVYKLTLRLCSLDYMQKDWKF; encoded by the coding sequence ATGAAAAAAGTTGCCACTTTATTTTGTATAGTTACGGTTTTAATTATATTAGATAATTCTTTTATTCCCTTTTTTTCTATTAAAGGTTTTTATCCTAGCCTAACATTTATATTTATAATATCGTATTCTATTATAAATGGAATATGGTCAGGAATTTGGATAGGGATATTTTCTGGATTACTTCAAGATTTGCATTTTATAGGTGCAATAGGTGTAAATGCTTTTACAAATATGATATGTTGTATTTTGGCTGCATTTATAGGAGAAAACATATTTAGAGAGAAGTTAGTGATTCCAGTTTTGAGTGAATTTTTGTTAAGTCTATTAAAAGGGTTGATATTATTTATAATATTATATGCGTTAAATATGAAATTAAATGTTAAATCTGTGCTGATCAGTGGTATATATAATATGATTATATCTATAGTAGTTTATAAATTAACATTAAGACTATGTAGTTTAGATTATATGCAAAAGGATTGGAAATTTTAA